From the genome of Chroicocephalus ridibundus chromosome 1, bChrRid1.1, whole genome shotgun sequence, one region includes:
- the ATP5PO gene encoding ATP synthase subunit O, mitochondrial, which yields MAAAAGRLSLKVKLARQLSTTAARPFSKLVKPPIQVYGLEGRYATALYSAASKQKKLDQVEKELSRVWTLLKDPKLSSVVMNPHTKSAVKQKAVNDALAKEKMSPITVNLMNLLAENGRLRYTPDIVSAFGKIMSAYRGEVLCTVITAQPLDDASLTELKSVLSGFMAKGEVLKLETKTDPSILGGMIVNIGEKYVDMSTKSKIQKLTKIMRETV from the exons atggcggcggcggcggggcggctgtCCCTGAAGGTGAAGCTGGCGCGGCAGCTGAGCACGACGGCGGCGAGGCCGTTCTCCAAGCTGGTCAAG CCGCCTATCCAGGTGTACGGGCTGGAAGGGCGCTACGCCACCGCGCTGTACTCCGCCGCCAGCAAGCAGAAGAAGCTGGATCAGGTGGAGAAGGAGCTGAGCCGAGTGTGG ACTCTCCTGAAGGACCCCAAGCTATCCAGTGTTGTTATGAACCCTCATACCAAGAGCGCGGTTAAACAAAAAGCTGTGAATGATGCTTTAGCAAAAGAGAAGATGTCCCCTATTACTGTCAACCTGATGA ATTTGCTTGCTGAAAACGGTCGCTTGCGTTACACTCCAGACATCGTTTCTGCGTTTGGGAAGATCATGAGCGCATACCGAGGAGAAGTGCTGTGCACAGTCATCACTGCACAA CCATTGGATGATGCCAGCCTTACTGAGCTAAAAAGTGTTCTGAGTGGATTCATGGCTAAGGGAGAGGTCTTGAAGCTGGAGACTAAG ACTGATCCGTCAATCCTTGGTGGCATGATTGTCAATATCGGGGAGAAGTACGTGGACATGTCAACAAAGTCAAAGATCCAGAAACTCACCAAAATCATGAGAGAGACTGTCTAG